The following coding sequences are from one Oncorhynchus nerka isolate Pitt River linkage group LG6, Oner_Uvic_2.0, whole genome shotgun sequence window:
- the LOC115130199 gene encoding transmembrane protein 200C-like has translation MIATGGLLRINRRQDSLRSKSRAENKRKRKAKKKRKNEVVVVKGKLNLCSISGVVAAIGILILLVGIAMAILGYWPRESPLYPDPPKIQIIYNKKEESGLTGNWTNNAKDGFHLDGDLVSNNRSNGTGLEQPSMGFLAEFLDKYLYSDKLKVFGPLIMGIGIFLFICANAVLHENRDKKTKIINLRDIYSTVIDIHSLRTKENMPLNGFVNYMQSKGVEGKPSAAYTAALLAKGTWPSGGSPDEGSLGPSRCHSLTRSRVSSLERQTFTDTVYTISRHSGAGQQSSPISIPKRWETRTIVASSVNAFTLPMTKPNHRANQHQRRPSAKAEAGRSRAALCDSGEEDESWVGYGVPETTTQANVETLQTAMLLPQDSVEVYKSSGSLQGALQGSQIQLLPSSPTGPRVMGSHLSLSALTDYSRSIDLGITPSTPTEWKVERSRRLSCPRLEVPGGGGYIKLGDLGGESFESRESCEVTAFSRMTSEEGLAKSQREGGGANEQEESSPGERQDRCSRRYSNKEKLLMISQSDSVLDDEEVDSTEI, from the coding sequence ATGATCGCCACCGGAGGCCTGCTGCGGATCAACAGGAGGCAGGACTCGCTGCGCTCTAAGAGCCGTGCCGAGAACAAGCGTAAGAGAAAAGCCAAGAAGAAGCGGAAGAATGAGGTGGTGGTGGTCAAGGGCAAGCTGAATCTCTGCTCCATCTCGGGGGTGGTGGCGGCTATTGGGATTCTAATCCTACTGGTGGGCATTGCCATGGCCATACTGGGTTACTGGCCCAGGGAGAGCCCACTGTACCCAGATCCGCCCAAAATCCAGATAATTTACAACAAAAAGGAGGAGTCAGGGCTGACAGGCAACTGGACGAACAACGCGAAGGACGGATTTCACTtggatggggatttggtcagtaaCAATCGTTCCAACGGCACAGGTTTAGAGCAGCCGTCTATGGGCTTCCTGGCTGAGTTCTTGGATAAGTACCTGTACTCGGACAAGTTGAAGGTGTTCGGTCCCCTCATCATGGGCATTGGCATCTTCCTGTTTATCTGCGCCAATGCGGTACTGCATGAGAACCGCGATAAGAAGACCAAAATCATCAACCTGAGGGACATCTACTCCACTGTCATTGACATCCACAGCTTGCGGACTAAAGAGAACATGCCGCTCAATGGCTTTGTGAACTACATGCAGTCCAAAGGGGTGGAGGGCAAACCTAGCGCTGCATATACCGCCGCCCTACTAGCCAAAGGCACTTGGCCCTCGGGAGGTTCGCCGGACGAGGGCAGCCTGGGCCCCTCCAGATGCCACTCCCTGACTAGGTCAAGGGTGTCATCTCTAGAGAGGCAGACGTTCACCGACACAGTCTACACTATCTCCAGACACAGCGGGGCCGGCCAGCAGAGCAGCCCGATTTCCATCCCCAAACGGTGGGAGACCCGGACAATAGTGGCCTCCTCGGTCAACGCCTTCACTCTGCCCATGACCAAACCCAACCATCGGGCCAACCAGCATCAGCGCAGGCCTTCAGCCAAAGCAGAGGCAGGGAGGAGCAGGGCTGCCCTGTGTGACTCTGGCGAAGAAGACGAATCCTGGGTTGGGTACGGTGTTCCAGAAACCACCACCCAGGCAAATGTGGAGACTTTGCAGACGGCTATGCTCCTGCCTCAGGACTCTGTGGAGGTGTACAAGAGTAGTGGTAGCCTCCAGGGGGCGCTTCAGGGCTCCCAGATCCAGCTGCTCCCCTCGTCCCCCACTGGCCCCAGGGTGATGGGTTCCCACTTGTCCCTCAGCGCGCTGACGGACTACTCCAGGTCCATCGACCTGGGCATCACTCCATCCACCCCCACCGAGTGGAAGGTGGAACGGTCCCGGCGACTCAGCTGCCCTCGTTTAGAGGTACCGGGAGGCGGTGGGTACATCAAACTGGGCGACCTGGGGGGGGAGTCCTTTGAGTCAAGGGAGTCATGTGAGGTGACCGCCTTCAGCCGAATGACCTCAGAGGAGGGTCTGGCTAAGAgtcagagggaaggaggaggagccaatGAACAGGAGGAGAGCAGCCCCGGGGAACGACAGGACAGGTGCTCAAGGCGATACTCCAACAAAGAGAAACTTCTCATGATCTCTCAGTCAGACTCCGTTTTGGACGATGAGGAAGTGGATAGCACAGAGATATGA